The DNA sequence CTTCCCTTCCTCTTCGCGCGCGCCGCCCGGGCCCGGGGCCTGGACGTGGTGGTGGCCGCGCACCGCGGGGAGACGGACCCGGCGCTCGAGGCGGAGGTGGGCCACTTCGCCTGGGTGCGCGTGGGCCAGGTGGACCGCATCCAGAAGGTCTTCCGGCAGGCCGGCGTGAAGCAGGCGGCCATGGCGGGCGGCATCGGCCGCGTGAAGGCCCTCTCCGACGCGCGGCCGGACCTGGGCGCGGTGCGCATCATCTCCCGCCTGCGCAGCTTCCGGGACGACGCGCTGTTGCGCGCGGTGGCCGCGGACTTCGAAGCGCGCGGCATCACCATCATCGCGCCCACGGACTTCCTGGGGGAGGTGCTGTGCCCGGAGGGCCTGCTGGCCGGCCCCGCGCTCAAGCCTGCCCAGGAGAAGGACGTGGCCCTGGGCCGCGAGGTGGCGGTGCTGCTGGGGCAGGCGGACGTGGGCCAGACGGTCGTCGTCCGCGACGGCCACGTGCTCGCGCTGGAGGCCGTGGAGGGCACCGACGAGACCATCCGCCGGGGCGCGAAGCTGGGCGGCCCGGGCGCCGTGGTGGTGAAGCGCTGCAAGCCGGAGCAGGACCTGCGCTTCGACCTGCCCGCCGTGGGCCCGCGCACCCTGGAGGTCATGGACGAAGCCGGCGCCCGGGTGCTGGCGCTGGAGGTAGGGCGCACGGTGCTGTTGGACGCACCCGCGCTCTTCGCGGGCGCCACCGCGCGGGGCATCTCGCTCGTCGGCGTGAGGTAGGTCCGCCACCTCCAGAAGAGCACCCTCGTATCGGGCTGGCCCGGGCCGGGGAGGGCGCCTAGCGTTGGGGAATCCGTCACCCCGGGCTGGAGTTGCCTCCCCACCTCCCCCCGCGACGCCGAGGCCGACGCCGCCCATGTCCGTTCGACTCCTACCCTCCGCAGTGCTGCTGTCGGCGCTCGTGCTCCTGCCCCTGCCCGCGTTCGCGGAGGCCATCCGGGTGTCCCTGGAGGGCCGCGCGGCACTGGGGGAGGGCGTCCCCGCGCTGCTCGTCCACATCGAGGAGCCCATCGCCGGCTTCGAGGTGAAGCTCAAGCGCAGCGACGGCAAGACGGTGGAGCTCAAGGGCGGCGGAAAGCCGGGCGTCACCCGGCGACTCGCGCTGGAGCAGCCGGAGGGGAAGTTCCACTACGAGGGCGAGCTGACGGTGCAATTCCCCCCGGGGACCGAACCCGGCTCCATGCCCTTGTCCTTCGACACGGAGCTGTACGGCCCGCTGAAGCTGGAGGTGCGCCGCGAGGACGTGGACGTGGCGGCGCGCAAGGTGCGCTTCACGCTGTCGCGGCCCGCGGCGAAGACGGAGGTCACCGTGTTGATGGACACCGGCAAGACGGCCTTCGCGGGCGATGTGGACTTCAAGGGCGCGCCCGCGGGCACGCCGCTGGAGGTGAAGTGGATGCCGGCGGAGGGCAAGGTGATGCGCATCAGCCTGCGCGCCTTCGACACCTCGAACTACTACACGGGCGTGGACCTCTTCCCGTGGCAGGTGGACGTGCCACACGAGGAGGTGGGCTTTCCCTCCGGCCGCTCGGACATCCCCCCGACGGAGAAGGGCAAGCTGGAGGCCTCCTATAAAGCCGTCACTGAAGCGTTGAACAAGTATGGCCGCTGGGCGTCACTGCGCCTGTACGTGCTCGGGCACACCGACACGGTGGGCGCGACGGAGGCCAACCGGGAGCTGTCACTCAAGCGGGCGAAGAGCATCGCCGCCTGGTTCCGGCAGCGTGGCCTGAAGGTGCCGGTGTTCTACGAGGGGTTCGGAGAGCAGGCCCCGGCGGTGGCCACGCCGGACGAGACGGCGGAGGCGGGCAACCGTCGCGCCGAGTACATCATCGCGGTGGAGGACCCGGCGTTGGCGAACGCCCCCTTCACCCCTCGCTGGCGCAAGCCATGAGGTGGCACATGGTGGGGTTTCCTGGCATCCGGTCGTTGCTCGCCGTGGCGGGCCTGGGGCTCGTGGGCGCGGCGGGCTGCGTGCGCACCGTGCCGTACGCGCAGCGCATGGAGGTGGAAGGGGAGAAGTGCACGCTCCTCCAGGCGCTGATGCGGCAGCCCGCTCCCGCCCAGGCCGTCCAGCGGTTCGTCGCGGAGGGCAAGGAGGCGAAGGCCCCCGTCGTCGTCTACGTTCGCCGTCCGGAGGACGCCACGCTGGAGCGCTTCTTCTCCGAGGGCACGCAGTGCACGGACGCCACGTTCAAGGTCGTGCAGGAGAACGTCGTGGACGCGGTGGTGGTGTACCTGCAGGAGGTCCAGGGGGGCTACGCGTACGACGCGCAGCGCTCCAGCCCGGAGCACCTGTCCATGGATGGCCGGCCCCAGGGCACCGTGCGCAAGGACGGCGCCGTGTGGGTGGCCGGCGCGGACGTCATTTGAGCAGGTCCTTCGCCCCGTCCGCGATGAACTGCACCGCGATGGCGGCGAGGATGAGCCCGGACACGCGCTCCAGGATGGCCACGCCGGACTGACGCAGCACCCGCTGCACCAGGCTGGACGCGCGCAGGATGAAGTAGCTCGCCACGAAGGTGAGCACCACGGCGGCCACCACCGGCAGCGCGGACACGAAGGACGTCCCGCTGCGCGCCATCAGCACCATGGCGGTGGCGATGGCGCCCGGCCCCGCCAGCAGGGGAATGGCCAGCGGGACGATGGCCACGTCCTCCTTCACCGCGCCCTCCTCCTCTTCCGAGGGGCTGGTGCGAGTGGAGGACGGACGGGCCCGCAGCATGTCCAGCGAGGTGATGAGCAGCAGGATGCCGCCCGCGACGCGGAAGGCGCCCAGCGATACCGCGAACACCTGGAAGATGATGCGGCCGAAGAGGGCGAAGAACAGCATCATCCCGCACGCCACCAGACAGGCGCGCAGGGCGGTGCTGCGGATCTGCTGCTTCGTGTCACCGGCCGTCATCGCCAGGAACAGCGGCACGACGCCAATGGGGTCCACCACGAAGAAGATGGCGGACAGCGACACGAGGAACGTGGACACCATGCCGGACGTCGTCATGGCGTCAGACGGTGAAGCGCAGCTTCCACACCATGCCCAGCGCCTCCACGAAGATCTTCTTGTTCATCTTCGAGTGCCCCACGCGCCGGTCCTCGAACACGATGGGCACCTCGCGCACGGTGAAGCCCTTGCGCAGCGTGCGGTAGGTCAACTCAATCTGGAACGCGTACCCGGTGCTGCGCACGTCGTCCAGGTTGAGCGTCTCCAGCACGCGGCGGTGGAAGCACTTGAAGCCGCCGGTGAGGTCGCGCACGTCCACGCCCAGGATGCTGCGCGCGTACAGCGAACCGCCCCGGCTGATGATCTTCCGGCCCACGCCCCAGTTCACGGTGCCGCCGCCCGGCACGTAGCGCGAACCCAGCACCAGGTCCGCGCCGCCCTCGGCGGTGTCCAGGAAGGTGGGCAGGTAGGCCGGGTCGTGGCTGAAGTCCGCGTCCATCTCCAGGATGTACGTGTAGCCCTCGGCGAGCGCCCACCGGAAGGCGGCCAGGTACGCCCGGCCCAGCCCCTCCTTCTTCGCGCGGTGGAGCACGCGCACGCGCGGGTCCTTCGCGGCCAGCTCGTCGGCGATCTGCCCCGTCCCGTCGGGCGAGTTGTCGTCGACGACGAGGATGTCCACGCGAGCATCGGCCGCCAGCACCGCCTGGGTGATGGGCCCGATGTTGTCCCGCTCGTTGTAGGTGGGGATGCAGACCAGCGCACGGTTCTTCATGGCTCGGCGGACATACCCCAAACCCGGCGCCGGAACAGCAGAAGCGGCGCGGGCGGCGTCCGTTACCCGTTACTGGAGGCAGGGCCCGGGGGCAGCAGCTCCAGCACCGTCTGCGCCGCCCGGTGGGCCGCGCCCACTTCGCCCAGGCGCCCGCGCACCTCGGCCAGCCCCTGGACCATCGCGTCGCGGGGCTCACCCGGCAGCCAGACGCGGCGCACCTCGGCGGAGATCCGCTCCGGGGTCATGTCGCCCTGGAGCAGCTCCGGAACCACGCGCCGGCCCGCCAGCAGGTTGATGAGCGACACGAAGGCCACCTTCAGCATCATCCGGCCCACCAGGTACGTCACCAGCGACACGCGGTAGACGACCACCAGGGGGCGCTCCATCAGTCCCGCCTCCAGCACCGCCGTGCCGGAGGCCACCACCGCGGCGTCGCTGGCCCCCACCACCTCCGGGGCCCGGCCCTCCACCAGCACTGGCGTCACGCCGCTGCCCTCGAAGCGGGAGGTGATCTCCGCCCGGTCGATGGTGGGCGCCACCGGCACCACCACCTGGAGCCCCGGCCGCTCTGCGGACAGCTGCTTCGCCGCCTCCACGAGGGTGGGCAGGATGCGGCGGATCTCCCCCATGCGGCTGCCCGGGAGCAGCGCGAGCGTGGGGGCGTCCAGCGCCAGGCCCAGCCGCTGCCGGAACTCCCGCGCGGTGGCGGGGGCGGGCATCTGCTCCAGCACGGGGCTGCCCACGTAGCGGGCGCTGACGCCGGCCTCCCGGTAGAAGTCTTCCTCGAAGGGCAGGATGCAGAGCATCCGGTCCACCAGGCGCTGGATGGTGCGCACCCGGCCCCGGCGCCAGGCCCAGATCATCGGCGACACGTAGTAGGCCACCGGGATGCCCAGGGCCTTGAGCTTCTTCGCCAGGCGCAGGTTGAAGTCCGGGATGTCCACCAGGATGGCGCAGTCCGGGCGGCGCTCGGCGGCGGCCTGGGCCAGGTCCTTCATGATCCGCAGGATGCGCGGGATGCGGGGCAGCACCTCGGTGATGCCCATGACGGACACCTCGCGGGCGTCGTGGATGAGCTCCACCCCCCGTGCGGCCAGTCGGGTTCCACCCATGCCGAAGAAGGTGAGGTCGGGTCGCAGGGCCTGGAGGGCGGCGACGAGCTCCGCGGCGTGGGTGTCGCCGGAGGCCTCGCCGGCCACGACGAGGATGCGGGGGGAGGGCGGCTGCGTCATGGGCGGCAAGAGGCCCGCATCGTACCTGATGCGCGGGGGGAGGGAGGCTGTAGACTGCGGCCCCCTTGAAGACGCTTCTGCTCGCTGAGAGCCACCCCCCGACACTCGAGCACCTGACGGGCCTGCTCTCCCAGGCCGGGTACACCGTGCGGGCGGTGAATGACGCCGTCATGGCGTTGGAGCACTTCTCGGCGGACAACCCGGACGTGGTGGTGCTGGGCGTGGACCTGCCGCGCGTGGACGGCCAGCACGTCGTGCACCTCATCCGGGGGCACAGCCAGGGCGGGCGGGTGCCCATCGTGGCCATCGACAAGGGGCACCTGGGCCGGGCGCGCGGCGTGGGCTCGGTGCTGGACCTCAAGGTCAACGCGTACATCCCGGATCCGCTCAAGCCCGGCGAACTCGTTCCCCGGCTGGAGTCGCTGGTGAAGGCCGCGCAGGCCGTGGTGCCGACGGGCCTCTCCGCCACGCTGTCGCGCCCCTCGGTGGCGGGCGGGGACCTGAAGGGCTACCCGCTGCCGGCGCTCCTGCACTCGCTCTACCGGTTGCGCCGCGACGGCGTGCTGGTGGTGGCCCACCGGGACCTGTCCCGGCGCGTGTACTTCCGGCGCGGCGGGCCGGTGAACTTCGACGCGTCCGCGAAGCAGGACGGGCTGCCCCGCTTCCTGCGCGAGCGTCAGGTCCTTACGGAGGCGCAGGAGCCCGTGGTGCTGGAGGCGCTGGCCTCGGGGCTTCGCATCGGCGCGGCGCTGGCGGACGTGGGCGTGGAGGCGGCGGGCGAGGACCTGCTGGCCCTGCTGCGCGACTTCACCCGGGACCGGCTCGGCCGGGTGCTGGCCATGCGCGAGGGCCGCTTCGCGTTCTACGCGGGCGACGAGTTCGCCTCGGAGGTGGCCCTGGCGGAGCAGCCCGCCCTGGCGCCCCTGCTGGACGCGGCGCGAAAGCGGATGCCGCTGCGGGTGGTGGCGGCGGCGCTGCGGGCGCACCTGAACGAATACCCCGTGCGCTCGGCGGACTTCGGCCGGGACCTCCAGGCGATGGCGCTGGACACGGAGGACATCAAGCTGGCCATGCAGGTGAATGGCCGCATCGTGCTCAAGGATCTGCTGGCGCACGGGCGCGCGGAGCTGCGGGCGGCGTACACGCTGCTGTGGTTCCTGCGGCTGACCGGCGGGGTGACGTTCTCGCCGGTGCCAGTGGCCTCGGGCACGGACGTGCTGAGCGCGGCGGCGCCGGACGTCATCGCGCCGCGCAAGCGCAAGACCTTGCCCGCGGA is a window from the Corallococcus soli genome containing:
- a CDS encoding MarC family protein, whose amino-acid sequence is MTTSGMVSTFLVSLSAIFFVVDPIGVVPLFLAMTAGDTKQQIRSTALRACLVACGMMLFFALFGRIIFQVFAVSLGAFRVAGGILLLITSLDMLRARPSSTRTSPSEEEEGAVKEDVAIVPLAIPLLAGPGAIATAMVLMARSGTSFVSALPVVAAVVLTFVASYFILRASSLVQRVLRQSGVAILERVSGLILAAIAVQFIADGAKDLLK
- a CDS encoding polyprenol monophosphomannose synthase; translation: MKNRALVCIPTYNERDNIGPITQAVLAADARVDILVVDDNSPDGTGQIADELAAKDPRVRVLHRAKKEGLGRAYLAAFRWALAEGYTYILEMDADFSHDPAYLPTFLDTAEGGADLVLGSRYVPGGGTVNWGVGRKIISRGGSLYARSILGVDVRDLTGGFKCFHRRVLETLNLDDVRSTGYAFQIELTYRTLRKGFTVREVPIVFEDRRVGHSKMNKKIFVEALGMVWKLRFTV
- a CDS encoding OmpA family protein gives rise to the protein MSVRLLPSAVLLSALVLLPLPAFAEAIRVSLEGRAALGEGVPALLVHIEEPIAGFEVKLKRSDGKTVELKGGGKPGVTRRLALEQPEGKFHYEGELTVQFPPGTEPGSMPLSFDTELYGPLKLEVRREDVDVAARKVRFTLSRPAAKTEVTVLMDTGKTAFAGDVDFKGAPAGTPLEVKWMPAEGKVMRISLRAFDTSNYYTGVDLFPWQVDVPHEEVGFPSGRSDIPPTEKGKLEASYKAVTEALNKYGRWASLRLYVLGHTDTVGATEANRELSLKRAKSIAAWFRQRGLKVPVFYEGFGEQAPAVATPDETAEAGNRRAEYIIAVEDPALANAPFTPRWRKP
- the lpxB gene encoding lipid-A-disaccharide synthase encodes the protein MTQPPSPRILVVAGEASGDTHAAELVAALQALRPDLTFFGMGGTRLAARGVELIHDAREVSVMGITEVLPRIPRILRIMKDLAQAAAERRPDCAILVDIPDFNLRLAKKLKALGIPVAYYVSPMIWAWRRGRVRTIQRLVDRMLCILPFEEDFYREAGVSARYVGSPVLEQMPAPATAREFRQRLGLALDAPTLALLPGSRMGEIRRILPTLVEAAKQLSAERPGLQVVVPVAPTIDRAEITSRFEGSGVTPVLVEGRAPEVVGASDAAVVASGTAVLEAGLMERPLVVVYRVSLVTYLVGRMMLKVAFVSLINLLAGRRVVPELLQGDMTPERISAEVRRVWLPGEPRDAMVQGLAEVRGRLGEVGAAHRAAQTVLELLPPGPASSNG
- a CDS encoding LpxI family protein, translating into MERIGLIAGNGQLPFLFARAARARGLDVVVAAHRGETDPALEAEVGHFAWVRVGQVDRIQKVFRQAGVKQAAMAGGIGRVKALSDARPDLGAVRIISRLRSFRDDALLRAVAADFEARGITIIAPTDFLGEVLCPEGLLAGPALKPAQEKDVALGREVAVLLGQADVGQTVVVRDGHVLALEAVEGTDETIRRGAKLGGPGAVVVKRCKPEQDLRFDLPAVGPRTLEVMDEAGARVLALEVGRTVLLDAPALFAGATARGISLVGVR
- a CDS encoding DUF4388 domain-containing protein codes for the protein MKTLLLAESHPPTLEHLTGLLSQAGYTVRAVNDAVMALEHFSADNPDVVVLGVDLPRVDGQHVVHLIRGHSQGGRVPIVAIDKGHLGRARGVGSVLDLKVNAYIPDPLKPGELVPRLESLVKAAQAVVPTGLSATLSRPSVAGGDLKGYPLPALLHSLYRLRRDGVLVVAHRDLSRRVYFRRGGPVNFDASAKQDGLPRFLRERQVLTEAQEPVVLEALASGLRIGAALADVGVEAAGEDLLALLRDFTRDRLGRVLAMREGRFAFYAGDEFASEVALAEQPALAPLLDAARKRMPLRVVAAALRAHLNEYPVRSADFGRDLQAMALDTEDIKLAMQVNGRIVLKDLLAHGRAELRAAYTLLWFLRLTGGVTFSPVPVASGTDVLSAAAPDVIAPRKRKTLPAETAAALREEAVRIITRSYFGGLGLHIAADKEAVERAYHETAMRFHPDTYAEFDISDLRDLLDQVQEKLSASYRVLSVDEKRRAYLQYFFSRQEVVGRATAINVDAEIALRRGESALKRGDYRAAIQGFEEAVALNEHEPEYYSYLAWATYRGAAGSLMQRALAARKVLKRALTLDPYLERAQIIAAIIEIDLDDAPLARKKLMKVLELNPYSVLARAALQKVVK